Genomic segment of Drosophila takahashii strain IR98-3 E-12201 chromosome X, DtakHiC1v2, whole genome shotgun sequence:
TTGCCTTCTGGTTGACCCCCCTCCCCTTCCccctttcccattttttttctttttggtgtCAAACATGCAAAACATCACACAGAAATTTAAAGTCAGCTTCGGGTGGCAAAATTAATGAAGAAACTGGGTTGAATGCGACCCTCTcgctttaagaaaaaaaaaaggggaaaaagtgGAGAAATGGCAGAAGAAATGGAAATAAGCCCGCTGTCACATGTCACATGTTGTCATATATGCGGaagaataacaataacaataaaaatagaaatgaaaataaaggaaaagaaaagaaagcagcaggcggcggtggcgaAAGCGAAGGATACGAAGGATACACTCGTAAGTATGAGAAAAGTTGGCTAAAATCGCTTGCGTGATTCCATTGAAAGTTTATGACGGCAAATAAATGACAACAgcaatctgaatctgaaagTCGGCGGCGGTCGTAAAAAAAGATGAACGACAAACTGTCGCGAAATAAATCTGACTCTGCTGCTGACGTCGTCACTTTGACCCGCCCCCTTTTCTATATCCTATATGCTATATCCTATATCCTATAGTATATATTTCTTGCGAATTTTTGTCGCAGCGctcaataaataagtaaatgcaGGCCAAAGTGCAGAGACAAAGACAAAGGGCTCAGGTGAGAGAAAGTTGAggtgcacagaaagaaaattcgatatgaaataggatCAATTCtacttttatttcatatcaataaaaagccgattaatgtcaaatttacgattcaaacatatcaatttgatattttatcatttcataaaagttataaaagtactgtttaaaaatacgaaatgggtttttttagaacaaatatttgtaaaatgatatgaatataatcttaattaatatcaaaattataagaattaatcttaaaaaaatattaaattaatctcaattttttttctgtgtgacGGGAAAGGTGGTAGAAAGTGAGAAAGTGGGGGTCTGCGACTTTCGGTGACGTCAGCGATTGGGGTTGAGTGGGAAGGGGGTTCATCAACAGGGCCTAATGGATTTCTTTTAGCCACCTAGCCTGCAGTGGCTTCGACCTTCGCGAAGTGGCAAAGTGGGTGGCAGTGGTGCAAGGTGGCTTTTCACATTATGCATGCAGCTGCCGCAAGTaggaaaagctggaaaagcgAAGCCGCAGAAGACGAAGCACGTGCAACTTTTACTTTCATTCGCTTTGTGTTCGTTTCGTGCTTCGATTTGCCGGCGAGTTCAAGGTCGCTGCCGCAAAGagtaggggggggggggtaagtgggtgggtgggtgtttGCCACTGTTGCCTCCACTAATTGGCGGCCCTTGCGGTAAAGTTGTGTGCGAGACGAGACGAGACGCGGCTCTTGCTGCATTTCACCCCTGGCCATCTTTTTCGTAGCCTACTTCTCGGCGTTCCAAGGAAACGCTTTCATTTCGCCAAAAGGCAAAAGGCGCtgcaaatttgaattaatttccGCAGCCAAGAAGCTAAGCTAAGCCAGATGGTAAACACTTGGCAGAGGCAATCAGTATAATTgaagaaaaagggaaaagtttTCTAATTgtgaaatactttaaaatgattaaaaaaggGATTTTAGTTTACCTAGCTTATTTGGCTTGCcatttttacacttttatatatttagctattttagTGAGGTATTTGTTTAACTAAATaccttaatttaataattacggAGCACAGAAATAAcagacaaaaaaatattttaaaggccTGCACAAAGTTAACAACCTACACCTACTTATAGTTTTTACAATATTgtctagaacttatcatttttaattagcaACAAAATCTTTGcatatttactaaaaatacctAAAGTATTTGTtactattataaaaatataataaataaatacaacatttgtttagctattatacaaaaatagtATAAAGAAAAACCGCAAAATTGGAAGCTAAAAACCCAATGAAATTTATGTCTGTGTTCAGTTTGACCTCCTAACGAATATTAACGAATATAGGCCAACGCCatgagaaaataataataatacccgccggtaaatacaatttaattgcaTACTTCTGGGCGCCCATTCAATTGCTTTCGAATCGCCAGAGAGAGTTATTCGGCACAAAAGGGCATTACTGGCAtcgaataattaataattacccCATCATTAGGCGCAGGCACAAGaagttacaaataaaaatgcaaatcacTTGGCATTGGACCCGCACAATATGTCCAATTGCAGTGGGCCAAATGATATTGTTTTGTCCTCGCCAAAGGCCTTTACACTtggcccaaaaacaaaaaaagggggaaaaagggagaaaaggggaaaaaatataagttGCGAGTGGCCAATTCAATGAGTTCTCCTCCCAGTTCTCTTATCGCTGTGCAAAGATCGCCACAAAGGCCATGTTACGAAATTATTggacacacacgcacacacactttcgcacccacacacacactcgtacACACACCAAGGGAGAAAGAAAGtcgcatgtgtgtgtggggacATGCAATGCAAATAGTCAACACGCCGCCACATGCCGTGCACACAAATCAAGGGCAACATGTCTCATTCCGGGTCTGTTCCCACATTTGGGGTAGACGCAGAGAGGGGCGGCGAGGGGGAgcagtgggcggtgggtggtgggtggcagccagtgggtggtgggctgGCGAGGTCGCCTTGCCGGGCAATTTAAATGGCGGCTACATGTCGCAGCGCTGGCGTCGCGTGTTCTCGCTCTCACTCTGCCCACACCTAAAGTCCTCAGTCGCTACACTGCAAGAAGTATTTTAAACATTGGGATATTTTAGACCaaaataacctttttttgtggtttttcggTAGTAATTTGGACAATTCAAGGCCCACAGTTAAAAGACCGACTGTGTCGAGCAGCTAAtgacctaaactaacgattcCCATCACTTTctggaaaatttattttttgatcaattttcgcatttttgatatttggatcaatatttctattgttatggcaaaaatactgctattttagggtgaaaaaaatgtattcgaaTTTTCgacaaaaataacattttttgtggtttttcggTTGTAGTTTTGTCAAATCAAGGCCCACAGCTAAAGGAAtaactgttttgagcagctaatAACCTAAGCTaacaatccccatcactttcgggaaaatttattttttgatcaattttcgcatttttgataaggggtaacatcacaattttttgcaaaaaatgataaaatttaaaaatttctagatttgaatgccaatcgattaggAATGAAATAacgagctcaacgaggtacgactttccatatttggatGATTATTCCCATTGTTACGGCCAAAAAActgatgttttagggtggaaaatatggATTTAAATTTTCGACGAAAATAGTCATTTTtcttttgtggtttttgaATCGTAATTTGGACAATTCAAGGCCGTTAGTTGTTTGCTTCGAAATAAACATATTCCcttaataaattcaaattggtGTGATTTTTCTGCCAGTGCTTGCCTTTTTTTTGTCGCCCACGTGTTGGCCACTGAAAAGGGGGATAGGCATCGGAAACAAgcggatgtgtgtgtgcgtgtgccagtgtgtaagtgtgtgtgtgccttgCCAATTAACTGAAACTGCAGAGTAATGTTTTGGGGCCAAGTCAGTACTCAGTACCCAGTACCCAGTACTCCCGATTTCCACCGCCCACACCGCCCTTTTCCACTTTATTCCATTATAATATTCGCTTTCTGTTATTGTTCTCTTGTTGCTATTTCGCCGagctgtttgttgtttgtcgcTTCTGGCATTGACATAAATTCCTTTTTagcagcgaaaaaaaaagaaagcagaGCAACAAAGGGCACAGTCCACACACAGCCGACACGCAAGCCACATTAAAGCAATTCCACACCCGATTCACCCATTCCAGGCCCCGAAAAAGAAACCAAGGCATTACATAAAGGCGGTAAGTATATATGACGGAAAGAAAACCAAAGTCAAACTTTCGGTCATAAATAGGTAGGAATAACACAGCTGTCAAAGATCCTTCAGTTCAGAGATTTCTGCTGACCTAGGGCAATTAACAAAGTCACCATTCAACCCggtggcgtatacgtaatatctCGTTAGGACATCTCCCAGGATCCGTGGGTTAGGACACTGACTTATGCCGGCTCCAGTTAGACGCACAGATGACTACGCATTTATTTCTCGCCATCCTCTTTGCCATCCCAACTTTTCACTACTTGTTTTTGCTCTCAAAGTTATTCTTTTTTGGCCAGAATTTCGAGCTGGCGCCGTCTACTGTCTGTTGATTCAGATTCGGTTATAGATTCTGGTTTCTGGATTCGTTTacggtttctgtttctgtgtcTGTGTCTGACTTACGGGCATTGACTTGGCGGCAACTTGGCTCTGGCTTTGTCGCCCTGTCTCTGACCCCAGGCCAAAAACTTGCCTCTGTTGCggacattacgcatacgccctgTGGGATGGCCAAGCCAAATCTCAGCGAGCAAGCTGATTACACCCATGTGACACTTGCGTAAAATTGCTGGAAAGTGGCAATTAGCAGGAGAACACTATCATACACAAGAGCTAAATATTTATcacaattgaaaataaaattaagttaacattttgtaaatattaataataaaatgtaaattatttaaaacttttttttaatttaaaaaagctaaaataaaaattgccgAAAATTACAGCGAATtagttttagattttaatgtgaattaatggaaataaataaatgtatccaaatcatttacattttttatgtgaCCTATGTTTATGTTTACCTAATTAATAATTGtgataaataacaaaaaacctGTAATATATTCTTGAATATGTTAAACTACAATTAAAGCTTCTACCAATAAAATCTTTATATTATAACTCAATACGTTTTAATGGctgtttaataatattttttaaaaaatatacagaatAATATTCAGAAATATCCTGTATTTTTAGCCAGTGTCACATGGGCATAAGATAAAATTTGCAACTTTGGGTGCAAAGTAGAATGTCAACAAGGCGAAAAAGCGTTGAGAAGCGATAAAGCAAAGCGGtactcaaaaattttaaagatatatatttcttaatcATTTTATTCAAATCGTTACAAGCGAgtaaatcaaacaaaatggcagcgcgtaaatcaaattcaaagaTAAGCATCTTGTTTTGCtgcataatatttaattaaatatatttgttctctcttaatttaatttaattatttttttggtgagGCTTAAGAGCGGTGGGTgcttttggatttggatttttggTGATGGGTACTTCTCATAGGGGTTCTCGGGTCCCTTTTCCTTCTTCTTGCTGACCGCCGGTGTATTTTTCCTGGGCCGATTCATCATGGGATCGTCCATGGTTCGCGACGATTGCTGTCTCGTGTGTGCAGGCGGTCCAGGTggcttctttttcttctttttcccaGCCTCCAATTGCAGGGGATTAAAGGCAAACTgcaaatgttgctgctgctgctgctgctgctgctcgcgtCGCTCGAGAAAAGCGGCATTTGCCGAGGCCACCGTTGCgattcgctgctgctgctccatgtCCTCCAGCTCCTTTTCCCGCTTCTTGCTCATCTGCTGCACCTGCAACACCTGCTGCGAGCTGCGTCGCCGCAGGGCGGCGGCATAGGGTGTGGGCGTGGCGGCCAAAGCGGGCGGCACCATCTCACCATTTCCCACTGCCACGCCAAAGAGCCGCCGAATGCGCCGTCGGCTGTTGATGAAGCCCAGTCCCAACTGGACGCCCAATCCCGATCCCAGTCCCAATCCCGACTGGGATCCAGATCCCGCGGGTGCCGTTGCCTGGCTGCCTTCGCTTCCTCCGCCGAGCATCTGGCTGAAATTGCTGTCCAAATCGCAGCTGCTCGCGGAATCGGCGCCGCAGGGAAAGAGATATGTGTTCAGGGTGCTCAGGGTGGTGGATGTGGAGGTGCCAATGCGACTGATGGCAcccgtgttgctgctgcccagagggtgttgctgctgctcgagtgttgctgctgctgttgctgctgccggctgCAGGTGTTGCTGTGGCAGGTGTTGCAGCGGCAAAGTGAGTGGCAGTGGCAACATCACCGCCGTGGAGCCACTGGCGCTGCCGGTGGTGCTGCTGTCGTAGCTGTGCGGATTCACATagatgtggttgttgttggtaGCCGATGTtgccgttgctgtt
This window contains:
- the LOC108066876 gene encoding LOW QUALITY PROTEIN: serine/threonine-protein kinase phg2 (The sequence of the model RefSeq protein was modified relative to this genomic sequence to represent the inferred CDS: inserted 1 base in 1 codon; substituted 2 bases at 2 genomic stop codons), with protein sequence MAHITTTHGSLSQAPRLKNRRKITAMSSNNGNDQSQAPPATATYVAAAAATTTAHQEANAAAAAAAGSGSGSQVSRPATAPARSSNNNNNGSSSNTSFYTVNLSNTDGSNNNTSSSSSSSNAKQASNNNHNESSTLVVNTSNTAATATATSATNNNHIYVNPHSYDSSTTGSASGSTAVMLPLPLTLPLQHLPQQHLQPAAATAAATLEQQQHPLGSSNTGAISRIGTSTSTTLSTLNTYLFPCGADSASSCDLDSNFSQMLGGGSEGSQATAPAGSGSQSGLGLGSGLGVQLGLGFINSRRRIRRLFGVAVGNGEMVPPALAATPTPYAAALRRRSSQQVLQVQQMSKKREKELEDMEQQQRIATVASANAAFLERREQQQQQQQQHLQFAFNPLQLEAGKKKKKKPPGPPAHTRQQSSRTMDDPMMNRPRKNTPAVSKKKEKGPENPYEKYPSPKIQIQKHPPLLSLTXKNNXIKLRENKYIXLNIMQQNKMLIFEFDLRAAILFDLLACNDLNKMIKKYISLKFLSTALLYRFSTLFRLVDILLCTQSCKFYLMPM